A window of Maioricimonas rarisocia genomic DNA:
ATCCCGTCCTTGATGTTCTTGACCGTCGCTTCGTCATCGACAATCACCCGTGTCTGGACCTCCCGGAAACGCCGCCGCTGCTGGTCCCTGAAGGCGGCAGCGAACTCGCGGGCATCGTCGTCAGCGTACTGCAGCTGCAGCTGACCCAGCTGATGCTCGGCAATCCCGACTGCCAGAATGAAGAGCCGGGGCAGATTCTCATCGACAGGTTCCGTGCCAGCGCGGCGTACAAGAACTTTGTGGCTTTCGCTCGCCGTATTCCGGCCTTCCGCCGTGACGGTGACGACATTCTCTTCGTCGGACACTTCGATCTCGGTTCGATATGTCAGCCGGACGCGATCTGCCTCCGGAAGATTCACCAGCCCGGTCTGCGTCAGAAACGACGCCTGCGCCGGGCGTCCGTTGACGGCAATCCGTGGCTTGATGCGGCCCGAAGCCGGTGAGGAAGTGACCTCGAACTGCAACGTCACTTTGTCACCGTCCGTCGTCACAGCCCCCGTCGGATCGATGATCCGCAGGACCGGCGGTAGCACGGCGTCGAGTTGTTTGCGACTCCGAAGGTCGAGGGCGTCACCAGGTGGAGTCGGTCCAGGGGACAATCGGCGGTTGGCCACGACTGGTGCCGATTCGGCATCGGCGGAACGGAGTGCCTCGAGCAGGATGTCCGGGCGATGAAGCATCTCGCGAAATTGAGCGACGCGGTAGAACTCGGCCGGTTGCTCCCGTCCCCGGTTGAGATGCCAGCCGATGTACTCTTCTCCCTGTGGTGAGGTGTCGTAGTAGCCCTGGGGCGTCCACGCGATCCATTCGCCGTCACGCGAGAAGAAGAGCGTGACAACCGGTTCCTGAATGGCGGGGGCCGGCACGAGGGTGGCCACGGTCTGCATTCGTTGATCGCCACGCAGGAATTCGAGGGGAACCTTGTCTCCGACGTGGTACCGGCCAGCGGCAATCAGACGCTTTCGTTCGTAGAACGACTGACCGTCGAAACGAAGCAACAGGTCGCCGGACTCGATGGCCACCGGCCCGATGAGCGACGGATCTTTCGCCCCGGTGACCCGGTTTCCCTCTGTGTAGATGGGAACGTCACATCCCTCCCGCGGCGGCCCGATGTTCCAGAACCGGATCGTTCCGTCGGTCGCGGAGGAGGCCAGCAACCGCCCCGTCGGATCGACATCCAGGCCGGTGATGAACGATGAATGGCCGGCGAACGAGCGAATCGTGACAAGATTGCCAACCGAGTGCCGCCCGTTGCCATCGCTCTTTATCTCGAGTGCGAGTTCGGCAAGTTGTCCCCCTTCAGTCCCAACGACCAGACGAGCAACCGTCGCGTCCCGCTCGGGCAGAAAGGCGAAGCTCATCGGTCGATCGAAACCGCAATTCAGCTCCCGCAGAACCGGTTCCTGTCCGCTTTGTCCTCCGCTGATATCTGTGACCGTCGCGCGCAGATACCACCGCATGGCCTGACCGGACTTCTTCGGACGGGCCGACGCCCTCACCGATTCGTGAGTCGCTTTCAGCTCCACGCGGTAGCGCCCGGCCAGAATGCGAACCGGCTGTCCACGACGATGCGACTCGTTCGGGGAGATCGGCGGAGCCGGCAGAGCTTCTTCGTACCGGAGATTCAGATCGAACCGGTTCGCCAGGGGGCCGAAGGAATTGTAGTGGTATCGATCCCGCCCGAAGTGTTCATCGGCGAAGCGGACGCTGCCACCGTCCTGCTCCCACTTCACGCCGTACAGTTCCCGGTTGGAAGGACGCAACCAGTGATGTCGGCGTCCCGTTGCCGCCTCCCAGACGTGGATCTCCCCAAGGGCATCCGCCGACGCCACCAGGCGACCGGACTTGCTCACGGTAATCCGGGTCGGCGTGTAGCGGTGATTGCGGTAGACGGTCGCCGGGGTGACGCGAAGGCCGCTCCAGACGGCGATCCAGCGTTCGGCCGTACCGTCGTTTCGCGTCAGTCCCCCCCGCACCCGCCAGCGATCGGCCCGAAGATCCAGAGCCGTATTGGTCGTGTACTCGGGATGAGTCCGGTCGGGCCCACGGAGATCATGCTCGACCGACAGCAGTCGGCGAATATCGGCCGGCCAGCGGCGGTTGTCATCGACGATTTCGCCGGTACTCAGAGAGACAACGAACTGCTGCCCCTTTCGGCGGAGCAGAATC
This region includes:
- a CDS encoding caspase family protein, whose amino-acid sequence is MLRIRHAAFWSVLWTVLIPGGPFAEVGLAQDDRATVPEPPILVLDTQGFAGSDVRALAFSDDEAWLAVGGGKEVRVWNLETGELAHTLRGYREPESFKVGTINALSFSPNGRYLVVGVTDNYEAGTTRIFDLQDPRQEMKLLPGHTGCTLGAAFSPNGRYLTTYSCSNLLEVHEVDIEAGDVELVCKVPLDWNNREKVDAIRQAGDFFGFPLDDNWILLRRKGQQFVVSLSTGEIVDDNRRWPADIRRLLSVEHDLRGPDRTHPEYTTNTALDLRADRWRVRGGLTRNDGTAERWIAVWSGLRVTPATVYRNHRYTPTRITVSKSGRLVASADALGEIHVWEAATGRRHHWLRPSNRELYGVKWEQDGGSVRFADEHFGRDRYHYNSFGPLANRFDLNLRYEEALPAPPISPNESHRRGQPVRILAGRYRVELKATHESVRASARPKKSGQAMRWYLRATVTDISGGQSGQEPVLRELNCGFDRPMSFAFLPERDATVARLVVGTEGGQLAELALEIKSDGNGRHSVGNLVTIRSFAGHSSFITGLDVDPTGRLLASSATDGTIRFWNIGPPREGCDVPIYTEGNRVTGAKDPSLIGPVAIESGDLLLRFDGQSFYERKRLIAAGRYHVGDKVPLEFLRGDQRMQTVATLVPAPAIQEPVVTLFFSRDGEWIAWTPQGYYDTSPQGEEYIGWHLNRGREQPAEFYRVAQFREMLHRPDILLEALRSADAESAPVVANRRLSPGPTPPGDALDLRSRKQLDAVLPPVLRIIDPTGAVTTDGDKVTLQFEVTSSPASGRIKPRIAVNGRPAQASFLTQTGLVNLPEADRVRLTYRTEIEVSDEENVVTVTAEGRNTASESHKVLVRRAGTEPVDENLPRLFILAVGIAEHQLGQLQLQYADDDAREFAAAFRDQQRRRFREVQTRVIVDDEATVKNIKDGMEWLSIHARDPRDTALVFFSGHSMYDDFGDWRFLTHDVADLQRLESSTLTHDEINNWFHRRVLANAILFVDTCHAAGVTGAGRAKGRPVRPDPWTGSGRLILASSLPDEISLELPRLEHGAFTAAILRALREPARSDRNADRFLTFHELEGFVLEEVPRLTRKKQHPAAHKPGTVSDMVLYEFSDRANLVGR